One part of the Methanofastidiosum sp. genome encodes these proteins:
- the glmS gene encoding glutamine--fructose-6-phosphate transaminase (isomerizing) gives MCGIVGIITDGEISIKNDLLKSLKRLEYRGYDSVGYADVQGNVEKDIGEISQFLETIKDSNTSCAISHTRWATHGGVTKINSHPHWDCKKNIFTVHNGIIENYQELQKELIAKGHVFITETDSEIISHFLEEELKSKDMIEAIKSFIKRIEGTYAILVIEKDKNRIYAIKKDSPLVLGLAKDKFYLASDIYAFSDTTNKAIFFEDKEFAVIDPNKYTFYDSDGKEIKKGIYEFTWAISQEESVQSYPHYMIKEIHEQPISSQRLISSLDGEQHDKITKIANLVKNSKRVVFTAAGSSYYASLLGIYFLNRAGINAHTLIASEFQNFMLVDKDTLFIAISQSGETMDVVAATKWARERGAKIVSLVNVPHSTLQRMSDTSLEIHAGPEICVAATKTFTNQVIALLYLSSLLGFSVNMKTIPGKIDYVIKENEESIKRMADELYEKKDIYIIGRGLSYPPSREMALKLKEISYIHAEGMMGGELKHGTIALIEPGTPVIALIPGKDFDMYSNAKEVEARGARVITIANMMDSDFKMNITINDGKFAILSVVIGQLLTYYIARKKGLPIDKPRNLAKSVTVK, from the coding sequence ATGTGCGGAATCGTTGGAATTATTACCGATGGCGAAATATCGATAAAAAATGACCTCTTGAAGTCTTTAAAGAGACTTGAGTATAGGGGTTATGACTCAGTGGGATACGCCGATGTCCAAGGCAATGTAGAAAAGGATATAGGCGAGATATCACAATTCTTGGAAACTATCAAGGATTCAAACACGTCATGCGCAATCTCCCACACACGATGGGCGACACATGGTGGAGTTACAAAAATTAATTCTCACCCACACTGGGACTGCAAAAAAAATATATTTACCGTTCATAATGGTATTATTGAGAATTATCAAGAACTACAGAAGGAGCTAATTGCAAAAGGTCATGTCTTTATCACAGAGACTGATTCTGAAATTATTTCACATTTCCTGGAAGAAGAGCTAAAATCAAAGGATATGATTGAAGCGATAAAGAGTTTCATTAAAAGAATTGAAGGCACATATGCCATACTCGTCATTGAAAAAGATAAAAACAGGATTTATGCTATAAAGAAGGATTCACCACTTGTTTTAGGTCTTGCTAAAGACAAATTTTATCTAGCATCTGATATATATGCATTCTCTGATACCACAAACAAGGCAATATTTTTTGAGGATAAGGAATTTGCCGTAATTGATCCAAATAAATACACTTTTTATGATAGCGATGGTAAAGAAATCAAAAAAGGGATTTACGAGTTCACCTGGGCAATATCCCAAGAGGAGTCTGTTCAAAGCTACCCACATTACATGATAAAGGAAATCCATGAACAGCCAATATCATCTCAAAGACTTATCAGCTCTCTTGACGGCGAGCAACATGACAAGATCACTAAGATAGCCAATCTTGTCAAAAACTCAAAAAGAGTAGTTTTTACAGCTGCTGGAAGCTCTTATTACGCTTCCCTTTTGGGCATATACTTCCTTAACAGAGCCGGAATAAATGCTCACACGTTAATTGCAAGTGAGTTCCAAAATTTTATGCTTGTGGACAAAGATACCCTCTTTATAGCGATATCCCAAAGTGGCGAAACTATGGATGTTGTGGCAGCAACAAAGTGGGCAAGAGAAAGAGGGGCTAAAATAGTATCCCTTGTAAATGTTCCACACTCAACTCTACAGAGAATGTCTGATACCTCTCTTGAAATACATGCTGGGCCAGAGATATGCGTGGCCGCTACAAAGACATTTACAAATCAGGTTATTGCGCTCTTATATCTATCATCTCTATTAGGATTTTCTGTTAACATGAAAACAATACCTGGAAAAATTGACTATGTAATAAAGGAAAACGAAGAAAGTATTAAGCGCATGGCCGATGAACTTTATGAGAAAAAAGACATTTACATAATCGGAAGAGGCCTCTCCTACCCACCTTCAAGAGAAATGGCGTTGAAGCTAAAGGAGATATCCTACATACATGCTGAAGGTATGATGGGGGGAGAACTAAAGCACGGCACCATTGCTCTGATAGAACCAGGTACCCCAGTTATAGCATTGATTCCGGGTAAAGATTTTGATATGTACTCAAACGCCAAGGAAGTTGAGGCGCGAGGGGCAAGGGTAATAACAATTGCCAACATGATGGACTCAGACTTTAAGATGAATATCACCATAAATGACGGCAAGTTTGCCATTTTATCTGTTGTGATAGGCCAGCTGCTCACATACTACATTGCAAGGAAAAAAGGTCTTCCGATCGATAAACCAAGAAATCTTGCGAAGTCTGTGACTGTAAAGTGA
- a CDS encoding DUF1947 domain-containing protein: protein MKKKPVHDLKKGEIKDVLNSIRNLFGETILQSIDSKSSFKISNLDENIDIIYVNDAPSFLKLKDNFIPSLKLLVSLKKEEIPRKIVIDMGAVPFISKGADVMRPGIKEVGGHIEKDGPVIIIDEKHGKPIAVGIAMYSSEEISSMKEGKVIKTLHYIGDKIWQGL, encoded by the coding sequence ATGAAGAAAAAACCCGTCCATGACCTAAAAAAAGGAGAAATAAAAGACGTTTTAAACTCTATTCGAAATCTTTTTGGGGAAACTATTTTGCAGAGCATCGATAGTAAGTCTTCTTTTAAGATATCAAATCTAGACGAAAACATCGATATAATTTATGTAAATGATGCCCCCTCTTTCCTGAAATTGAAGGATAATTTCATACCCTCTCTGAAACTCCTAGTTTCTCTGAAAAAAGAAGAGATACCAAGAAAAATAGTAATAGATATGGGGGCTGTCCCATTCATCTCAAAAGGTGCTGATGTCATGAGGCCAGGGATTAAAGAAGTAGGAGGCCATATCGAGAAAGACGGACCTGTGATAATCATAGATGAAAAGCATGGAAAGCCGATTGCCGTTGGCATTGCAATGTATTCTTCTGAAGAGATATCTTCAATGAAAGAAGGAAAAGTAATCAAAACTCTTCACTACATCGGGGATAAAATATGGCAGGGGCTTTGA